The Williamsia sp. DF01-3 genome has a window encoding:
- a CDS encoding SRPBCC family protein codes for MTTHSPNPVTATGNQVLPGPLSSDTTGHALIPARAYSGSAEYALEQERIFSSGWVWAGYAHWVDEPGMVHPVDIGGKPLLIIRGDDDQIRVFHNSCRHRGMAMTDEPVKVRKRIQCAYHCWSYNLDGTLHATPYFTRERTRAVPDGAEHLGLLPVACQVWAGMVFVNLALESAEAGGTDQVDADFAAMLAPILARWDHVDFNRIQLAEERRFDIAVNWKLVVENFLDFYHLPFIHPQVGPVSASLDVDDVRLADHIIGGCYPHGAAGKAAKTDEALPFLGDVPPARTESQDIFCVFPNALLFLEADWFQVIGFDAAGPERTVEHMAVFVDETATGERFSTERKRLTDILFEVNEQDMPILHKLQSGRRSPAADRTNLVTHWDQITAMFQKLVSAKVGY; via the coding sequence ATGACCACACACAGTCCGAACCCGGTCACCGCCACCGGCAACCAGGTTTTGCCGGGCCCACTGTCCTCGGACACCACCGGGCACGCGCTCATCCCGGCGCGCGCCTACAGCGGTAGCGCCGAATACGCACTCGAGCAGGAGCGGATCTTCTCGTCCGGCTGGGTGTGGGCCGGTTACGCGCACTGGGTCGACGAACCAGGGATGGTGCATCCGGTGGACATCGGCGGCAAGCCCCTTCTGATCATCCGCGGCGACGACGACCAGATCCGGGTGTTCCACAACTCCTGCAGACACCGTGGCATGGCCATGACCGACGAGCCGGTGAAGGTTCGCAAGCGGATTCAGTGCGCGTACCACTGCTGGTCCTACAACTTGGACGGAACTTTGCACGCCACACCGTATTTCACCCGGGAACGCACGCGCGCCGTACCCGACGGCGCCGAGCACCTGGGTCTGCTGCCTGTCGCCTGTCAGGTGTGGGCGGGCATGGTCTTCGTCAATCTGGCACTCGAGAGCGCCGAGGCCGGCGGAACGGACCAGGTCGATGCCGATTTTGCCGCCATGCTCGCGCCGATCTTGGCGCGATGGGACCACGTCGACTTCAACCGCATCCAATTGGCCGAGGAACGCCGGTTCGACATCGCCGTGAACTGGAAACTGGTGGTGGAGAACTTCCTCGACTTCTACCACCTGCCGTTCATCCACCCGCAGGTCGGGCCGGTCAGTGCGTCGCTGGACGTGGACGATGTCCGTTTGGCCGACCACATCATCGGGGGCTGTTACCCCCATGGCGCAGCCGGTAAGGCCGCCAAGACCGACGAGGCGTTGCCATTCCTCGGCGACGTCCCCCCTGCTCGAACCGAGAGCCAGGACATCTTCTGTGTGTTCCCGAACGCCCTGCTGTTCTTGGAAGCGGATTGGTTCCAGGTGATCGGATTCGACGCCGCCGGCCCGGAACGAACCGTCGAGCACATGGCCGTGTTCGTCGACGAGACAGCGACGGGCGAGCGGTTCAGCACCGAGCGAAAGCGATTGACGGACATATTGTTCGAGGTCAATGAGCAGGACATGCCGATCCTGCACAAGCTGCAGAGCGGTCGCAGATCTCCCGCGGCGGACCGCACCAATCTCGTCACACACTGGGATCAGATCACCGCGATGTTCCAGAAACTGGTGTCCGCAAAGGTCGGCTACTGA
- a CDS encoding sugar phosphate isomerase/epimerase: protein MSTELAVFQSLWAMEDLPSTADQWSLPEQIHLIAAAGFNGVAVDLGARRAPAAAELAPLIQGSDLNAAVFAFVHTIDDLRAAIDYAHQVGAGQMVVCAQIYGFDPEALAGTVARWYELCRDEQIDMQLETHRNTVTNDIRFSELLLRHLDPRIELAGDLSHYVCANEMPDEPTREYEDLVTAILDRCGSLQGRIATRAQVQIPLGTPAGERWEQRFRGWWEQGFRSIRARSAPGRQIMFCTELGTRPYAITDAAGAELSDRWTEALILKSWAHEAFAASAIEPSSPPATSPITVPSPDGSH from the coding sequence GTGAGCACAGAACTCGCTGTCTTCCAGTCACTGTGGGCCATGGAAGACCTACCCAGCACCGCAGATCAGTGGTCGCTTCCGGAGCAGATCCATCTCATCGCCGCCGCGGGTTTCAACGGTGTCGCGGTGGATCTCGGGGCACGGCGGGCGCCTGCTGCCGCTGAGCTCGCCCCACTCATCCAGGGGTCGGACCTGAACGCCGCCGTCTTCGCCTTCGTTCACACCATCGATGATCTGCGTGCAGCGATCGACTACGCCCATCAGGTCGGTGCCGGCCAGATGGTCGTGTGCGCGCAGATTTACGGGTTCGATCCCGAAGCCCTCGCCGGCACCGTGGCGAGGTGGTACGAGCTGTGCCGTGACGAGCAGATCGACATGCAGTTGGAGACACACCGCAACACCGTCACCAACGACATCCGATTCAGCGAGCTGCTCCTGCGTCACCTGGACCCACGCATCGAGCTTGCCGGGGACCTCTCACATTATGTGTGCGCCAACGAGATGCCCGACGAACCCACGCGTGAGTACGAAGACCTGGTGACCGCCATCCTGGACCGTTGCGGATCACTTCAGGGCAGGATCGCCACCCGCGCGCAGGTCCAGATCCCCCTCGGCACCCCAGCGGGTGAACGTTGGGAGCAACGGTTCCGTGGATGGTGGGAACAGGGCTTCCGATCCATTCGGGCCCGAAGTGCCCCAGGCCGGCAGATCATGTTCTGCACTGAGCTCGGTACGCGTCCCTACGCGATCACCGACGCCGCAGGAGCCGAACTGTCGGACCGGTGGACCGAGGCCCTGATCCTCAAGAGCTGGGCCCATGAGGCGTTCGCTGCCTCGGCGATCGAACCATCCTCTCCCCCGGCCACTTCGCCGATCACCGTTCCATCACCTGACGGGAGTCATTGA
- a CDS encoding C-terminal binding protein, whose translation MPDNGPLAVYTDTDDLDPDIGCRLLRDNGFRVEVLQTRDPDVIARDAAAATALLVGYAPIDRDLLLRLPNLKIVALLSRGHDNVDVDAAAELGIWVCTVGDVAAEEVATHAWTLTLALIRRLPFFSGFPTTRGWLDRPTPLPRRLSEMTVGVLGLGSTGRRYAALAAPTVREVLGFDIRTDRPEPAAGNVLAGIDGARVTDLDTVLSRSDVISLHLPLTEDTREFLGDSAFARMRQGVHLINVARGTLIDSAALRRGLDTGRVTAAALDVFDTEPPDPADPLIGHPNVLATPHVAYLSDATTRGYIVAQAQNVVQWMQTGTPVLTVNDPVVPVS comes from the coding sequence ATGCCCGACAACGGACCGCTGGCGGTCTACACCGACACCGACGACCTCGACCCCGATATCGGTTGTCGATTACTGAGAGACAACGGCTTTCGGGTCGAAGTACTGCAGACACGGGACCCCGACGTCATCGCCCGCGACGCCGCCGCGGCCACCGCTCTACTCGTCGGCTACGCACCGATCGACCGAGACCTGTTGCTGCGGCTGCCGAACCTGAAGATCGTCGCGTTGCTCTCGCGTGGACATGACAACGTCGATGTAGATGCCGCAGCCGAGCTGGGCATCTGGGTGTGCACGGTGGGTGACGTCGCGGCCGAGGAGGTGGCCACTCATGCCTGGACCCTCACTCTTGCACTGATCCGCCGGCTCCCCTTCTTCTCCGGGTTCCCCACCACACGCGGCTGGCTGGACCGCCCCACCCCTCTGCCGCGGCGATTGTCCGAGATGACGGTCGGCGTCCTGGGTCTGGGCAGCACCGGTCGTAGATATGCTGCCCTGGCGGCACCGACGGTGCGCGAGGTGCTGGGCTTCGACATCCGCACCGACCGTCCGGAACCTGCCGCGGGCAACGTGCTGGCAGGCATCGACGGCGCGCGGGTGACAGACCTCGACACCGTTCTGAGCCGATCCGACGTCATCTCCTTGCATCTCCCGCTGACCGAGGACACCCGGGAGTTCCTCGGGGACAGCGCTTTTGCCCGGATGCGTCAGGGAGTCCATCTGATCAACGTCGCGCGCGGCACACTCATCGATTCGGCGGCGCTGCGTCGCGGTCTCGACACCGGGCGTGTCACGGCAGCCGCACTCGACGTCTTCGACACCGAGCCCCCTGATCCCGCCGATCCGCTCATCGGGCACCCGAATGTGCTCGCGACCCCTCACGTCGCGTACCTGTCGGATGCCACGACGCGTGGGTACATCGTCGCTCAGGCGCAGAACGTGGTGCAATGGATGCAAACCGGCACACCCGTGCTCACCGTCAACGACCCCGTGGTGCCGGTGTCGTGA
- a CDS encoding amino acid ABC transporter ATP-binding protein → MSSPVLQAINLHRSYGQTKVLKGVDLTVNKGEVKALLGPSGSGKSTILRLMALLETPDQGEILLHGKQLGVSVGSTGATRPLRETQLARQRRDIGMVFQRFNLFAHLDVLHNVTLALTEVGGIRRTEAKEQATAMLERVGMAHRLKHFPSELSGGQQQRVAIARALVMNPSVMLFDEPTSALDPELVGEVLEVMEQLAEQGMTMVVVTHETRFARRVADEVALFDDGMIVEAGPPGPFFDDPQHRRTQQFLSHLR, encoded by the coding sequence ATGAGCAGCCCAGTCCTGCAGGCGATCAACCTGCACCGTTCTTACGGCCAGACCAAAGTGCTCAAGGGAGTCGACCTGACGGTGAACAAGGGTGAGGTCAAAGCCCTGCTGGGCCCTTCAGGTTCGGGCAAGTCCACGATCCTGCGCTTGATGGCTCTGCTCGAGACACCGGACCAGGGTGAGATCCTGCTACACGGCAAACAACTGGGTGTGTCCGTCGGATCAACCGGGGCGACGCGGCCCCTACGGGAGACCCAGCTGGCCCGTCAGCGCCGCGACATCGGCATGGTGTTCCAGCGGTTCAACCTGTTCGCACATCTCGATGTGCTCCACAACGTCACCCTGGCGCTCACCGAGGTCGGCGGGATACGACGGACCGAGGCCAAAGAGCAGGCCACCGCCATGCTCGAACGGGTCGGTATGGCACACCGGCTCAAGCACTTTCCGAGTGAACTGTCCGGTGGTCAGCAGCAGCGCGTGGCAATCGCCCGCGCTCTGGTGATGAACCCGTCGGTGATGCTGTTCGACGAACCGACGTCGGCTCTCGATCCAGAACTGGTGGGAGAGGTGCTCGAGGTGATGGAGCAGCTCGCCGAACAGGGAATGACCATGGTGGTGGTCACCCACGAGACGCGATTCGCGCGTCGCGTCGCCGACGAGGTCGCCCTCTTTGACGACGGGATGATCGTCGAAGCCGGACCGCCGGGGCCGTTCTTCGACGACCCGCAACACCGACGGACGCAACAATTCCTTTCGCACCTGCGCTGA
- a CDS encoding amino acid ABC transporter permease, translating to MVFEWSVFTDALTSGTFFRGALLSLGLAISAMIAATVIGFLVALLRVAKNPAPRAAGWVYVWFFRAIPTLLVLLLIWNAGPQLFPGLRENWFTPFLAAFIGFAVVEAAYMAEILRSALLSVDDGQHIAARALGLPPHKVLFKVVLPQAIKVAIPPSGNEFIAMLKYTSLASVISLRELLTTAQAEVSVTFRYAEYYSAALVYYLVIVNVAMVIQYFIEARYRWISKGHNTSGITPTVQKVPA from the coding sequence ATGGTCTTCGAGTGGAGCGTCTTCACCGACGCCTTGACGTCCGGGACATTCTTCCGTGGCGCGCTGCTGTCGCTCGGCCTGGCGATCAGCGCGATGATCGCAGCCACCGTGATCGGGTTCCTGGTTGCCCTCCTGCGCGTCGCCAAGAATCCCGCTCCGCGTGCTGCGGGCTGGGTCTACGTCTGGTTCTTCCGGGCCATACCCACCTTGCTGGTGCTGCTGCTCATCTGGAACGCCGGACCACAGCTGTTCCCCGGCCTTCGTGAGAACTGGTTCACCCCCTTCCTGGCGGCTTTCATCGGGTTCGCGGTGGTGGAGGCCGCATACATGGCCGAGATCCTGCGGTCGGCGCTGCTCAGCGTCGACGACGGCCAGCACATCGCGGCGCGGGCACTGGGCCTTCCGCCGCACAAGGTGTTGTTCAAAGTGGTTCTCCCTCAGGCCATCAAGGTTGCGATTCCGCCCAGCGGCAACGAGTTCATCGCCATGCTGAAGTACACGTCACTGGCATCGGTCATCTCACTACGAGAATTGCTGACCACCGCGCAAGCCGAGGTGTCTGTGACCTTCCGCTACGCCGAGTACTACTCGGCCGCCCTGGTGTACTACCTCGTGATCGTCAATGTGGCCATGGTCATCCAGTACTTCATCGAGGCTCGATACCGATGGATTTCCAAAGGTCACAACACATCCGGCATCACCCCCACCGTGCAGAAGGTACCGGCATGA
- a CDS encoding ABC transporter substrate-binding protein: MRRVLATTAAVLLATTIAACGGGAESTEASGKAPAGLLKSGELTVCTDPEYPPMEYFKDGDTSSPVGFDPDAARALADLWELDIKWQNTAFDGLMPALQAKRCDILWAALYMSPERLEVADGSPFMETGPGLIVRTDTSDITTADDLSGKTVAVQGGGSNEQTLRDLSSRLESEGKPGITVQPYPKTSETVAALSNSKADALIETDVAVVDMVEKSQGKLKSIPDVFPADTQFGVFTLKGSPLSPAVSTSLKELDANGTLGKLAEQYGLDPNRIVT; this comes from the coding sequence ATGCGAAGAGTTCTAGCGACTACGGCCGCAGTACTGCTGGCCACCACCATCGCCGCCTGCGGTGGCGGTGCGGAAAGCACCGAGGCCTCCGGCAAAGCGCCTGCGGGACTTCTCAAGAGCGGCGAGCTGACGGTGTGCACCGACCCCGAGTACCCGCCGATGGAGTACTTCAAGGACGGTGACACCTCCAGTCCCGTCGGCTTCGATCCCGACGCGGCGCGGGCACTCGCGGATCTCTGGGAACTCGACATCAAGTGGCAGAACACGGCTTTCGACGGACTGATGCCAGCCCTGCAGGCAAAACGCTGTGACATCCTCTGGGCCGCGCTCTACATGAGTCCCGAGCGACTCGAAGTCGCCGACGGCTCACCCTTCATGGAGACCGGCCCCGGATTGATCGTGCGCACGGACACGAGCGACATCACCACAGCCGATGACCTCTCGGGCAAGACGGTCGCGGTGCAGGGCGGCGGGTCGAACGAACAGACCCTGCGTGATCTGTCGAGCCGACTCGAATCCGAGGGCAAGCCCGGAATCACGGTGCAGCCGTACCCCAAGACATCGGAAACTGTTGCTGCTTTGTCGAATTCGAAGGCCGACGCACTCATCGAGACCGATGTCGCCGTCGTCGACATGGTCGAGAAGTCCCAGGGCAAGCTGAAGTCCATCCCCGATGTGTTCCCCGCCGACACCCAGTTCGGCGTCTTCACGCTCAAGGGTTCGCCGCTGAGCCCAGCGGTCAGCACCAGCCTCAAAGAGCTCGACGCCAACGGCACACTCGGCAAGCTCGCCGAGCAGTATGGCCTCGATCCCAACCGAATCGTCACCTGA
- a CDS encoding Lrp/AsnC family transcriptional regulator, which produces MPEVDMRIVEALRRDGRVSTHELADQLGLSRTTTARRLSHLLDGGFVSVVGLVHPLTIGIKSLAHISISVDRPVRRVAEAIAAMPEVPFVSLASGAFPLIAEARAHSDGDLATVLDRVRSVEGVRSTETLFYTELVVDVLRPTRADAVEIDRVDSRLLMQLQMDGRLSYTTLGERVGVSTGTARTRVLRMIDEGVVRIGAIARSGRDTEFDVGVGISLRGPASTGGDLLSEMPEIRFLAATLGRYDLLATVHADSLADIVSVLDRLRALRPVLRLDSWVHLDTVKESYHYPVEAMKP; this is translated from the coding sequence ATGCCCGAGGTCGACATGCGCATCGTGGAGGCACTCCGCCGCGATGGCAGGGTGTCCACACACGAGCTCGCCGATCAGCTGGGCCTGTCCAGAACCACCACCGCCAGGCGCCTGAGCCATCTGCTCGATGGGGGATTCGTCAGCGTGGTCGGTCTCGTGCATCCGCTGACCATCGGGATCAAATCGCTTGCCCACATCTCGATCTCGGTCGACCGGCCCGTGCGCCGAGTGGCCGAGGCCATCGCCGCCATGCCAGAGGTGCCCTTTGTGAGCCTTGCCTCGGGGGCCTTTCCGCTCATCGCCGAAGCCCGTGCCCACAGCGATGGTGATCTCGCGACGGTGCTCGATCGGGTGCGCTCGGTAGAGGGGGTTCGTTCCACGGAGACACTCTTCTACACAGAGTTGGTGGTCGACGTGCTGCGCCCGACCCGAGCTGACGCTGTCGAGATCGACCGGGTCGATTCGCGGCTTCTGATGCAGTTGCAGATGGACGGCAGACTGTCGTACACCACCCTGGGCGAGCGGGTCGGGGTGTCGACCGGCACCGCCAGGACAAGGGTGCTGCGCATGATCGACGAAGGAGTCGTACGGATCGGCGCGATCGCGAGGTCGGGCCGTGATACTGAATTCGATGTCGGGGTGGGCATCTCGTTGCGGGGTCCCGCCTCGACCGGAGGCGACCTGCTGTCGGAGATGCCCGAGATCCGCTTCCTGGCAGCCACTTTGGGGCGTTATGATCTGCTCGCCACCGTGCACGCGGATTCGCTGGCCGACATCGTCAGCGTTCTCGACCGGTTGCGCGCACTGCGACCCGTGCTCAGGCTCGACAGCTGGGTTCACCTCGACACCGTCAAAGAGAGCTACCACTACCCGGTGGAGGCGATGAAGCCTTGA
- a CDS encoding diiron oxygenase — protein MTKALKYVPEHTRDTDGHDYGQVLDDLSSASVHRNFDPYLDIDWDAPHMAITENDPRWVLSKVVDPIGRHPWYQQQPLDKQIKIGMWRQANVAKVGLQFESVLIRGLMQYSFKLPNAAKEFRYTTHEAKEECNHTLMFQEFINRTGVDVPGAKLGYRLISPLVPLASTIFPTIFYFGVLGGEEPIDHIQKDFLRNRDEMHPTMMAVMQLHVAEEARHISFAHHLLRETVPRKSWVQRFLLSLMLPIVMRVLCGAITVPPKSFERDFDIPREVMKDIFWKSESSKQFLRNVFGDVRMLGEQCGLMNPVSRVLWRLLGIGGRPSRYRSEPTYTAA, from the coding sequence TTGACGAAAGCGCTGAAGTACGTCCCGGAACACACCCGCGACACCGATGGGCACGACTACGGCCAGGTCCTCGACGACCTGTCCAGCGCTTCGGTGCACAGGAACTTCGACCCGTATCTGGACATTGACTGGGACGCGCCGCACATGGCGATCACCGAGAACGACCCGCGGTGGGTGCTGTCCAAGGTCGTCGACCCGATCGGCAGGCACCCCTGGTATCAGCAACAGCCGCTCGACAAGCAGATCAAGATCGGCATGTGGCGTCAGGCCAACGTTGCCAAGGTGGGCCTTCAGTTCGAGTCCGTCCTGATCCGCGGTCTGATGCAGTACAGCTTCAAACTCCCCAACGCAGCCAAAGAGTTTCGCTACACGACTCACGAGGCCAAAGAGGAGTGCAACCACACCCTCATGTTCCAGGAGTTCATCAACCGCACCGGGGTGGACGTTCCCGGCGCCAAGCTCGGCTACCGGTTGATCTCGCCCCTGGTTCCTTTGGCCTCCACCATCTTTCCCACGATCTTCTACTTCGGTGTGCTGGGTGGGGAAGAGCCCATCGATCACATCCAGAAAGACTTCCTGCGCAATCGCGACGAGATGCACCCGACCATGATGGCCGTGATGCAACTGCACGTCGCCGAAGAAGCCCGGCACATCTCCTTCGCCCACCACCTGCTGCGCGAAACGGTGCCCCGCAAGTCTTGGGTGCAGCGCTTTCTCCTGTCGCTGATGCTGCCGATCGTCATGCGGGTGCTGTGCGGGGCGATCACCGTGCCGCCCAAGTCTTTCGAGCGCGACTTCGACATCCCGCGCGAGGTCATGAAGGACATCTTCTGGAAGTCCGAGAGCTCCAAGCAGTTCCTCAGGAACGTCTTCGGTGACGTCCGGATGCTCGGAGAGCAGTGTGGCCTGATGAACCCGGTGTCGCGTGTGTTGTGGCGACTGCTCGGCATCGGCGGACGTCCTTCGCGCTATCGCAGCGAACCGACGTACACGGCGGCCTGA
- a CDS encoding 4Fe-4S binding protein, whose product MPHVVTQACCADASCVYACPVNCIHPTPDEPDFLTSEMLYIDPATCVDCGACVSACPVGAIVPGNRIEPAHERYPAINADHYSDAATPAVRFPVDPGLRLPLAPISKPKPMASPGGEPVRVAIVGSGPSAMYAADELLRYPNVSVTIHERLDKPFGLARYGVAPDHLSTRKVMALFDEIARDDRLDILLGSELGRDITLDELQRDNHAVIYAGGAGTDRRLQVPGADLPGVASATEFVGWYNGHPDFADRRFDLSSRRVVIIGNGNVALDVARILATDPQRLASTSISRTALEALRSSMVEEIVVAARRGPEGAAFTLPELIGLADGGVDVTLDPGALDAVNATAPTDPTAAAKLQLLAELADRPRRTGPSIRLAFLRSPERFECDAAGILDGVTFGINRFDSQRGGTEPTGQVETVAAGVVLTSIGYRGVEVPGLPFDPVRGVIPNEQGRVVTSAGPIPGLYVTGWIKRGPSGFIGTNKSDSAETVARLREDLEAGQLVGPAKTSRRKRLSAH is encoded by the coding sequence GTGCCCCATGTGGTGACGCAGGCGTGTTGCGCCGATGCGTCGTGCGTCTACGCGTGCCCGGTCAACTGCATTCATCCGACTCCGGACGAGCCCGATTTCCTCACGTCGGAGATGCTGTACATCGACCCGGCCACGTGCGTGGATTGTGGTGCATGCGTGAGCGCCTGCCCGGTGGGCGCGATTGTTCCGGGCAACCGGATCGAGCCCGCGCACGAACGCTATCCGGCCATCAACGCCGACCACTACTCCGATGCAGCAACCCCGGCGGTCCGATTCCCGGTGGACCCGGGACTGCGTCTGCCCTTGGCGCCCATCTCGAAGCCGAAGCCGATGGCGTCGCCCGGCGGGGAACCGGTGCGCGTGGCAATTGTCGGTTCAGGCCCGTCTGCGATGTATGCCGCCGACGAACTGCTCCGGTACCCGAACGTGAGCGTCACCATCCACGAGAGGCTGGACAAACCGTTCGGTCTCGCCCGTTACGGCGTTGCGCCCGATCATCTCTCGACACGCAAGGTGATGGCGCTCTTCGATGAGATCGCACGAGACGATCGGCTCGACATCCTTCTCGGCAGCGAACTCGGTCGCGACATCACCTTGGACGAACTGCAGCGCGACAACCACGCCGTGATCTATGCCGGCGGAGCCGGCACCGACCGACGGTTGCAGGTTCCCGGTGCGGATCTGCCCGGTGTGGCCAGCGCGACAGAGTTCGTCGGCTGGTACAACGGGCACCCCGACTTCGCCGACCGTCGATTCGACCTCTCGTCGCGGCGGGTGGTGATCATCGGCAACGGCAACGTCGCTCTCGACGTCGCGCGCATCCTCGCGACCGACCCGCAGCGGTTGGCTTCGACATCCATCTCACGGACCGCACTGGAGGCGTTGCGTTCGTCGATGGTCGAAGAGATCGTCGTCGCCGCGCGCCGTGGTCCCGAAGGCGCCGCCTTCACCCTTCCCGAACTGATCGGGCTGGCCGACGGGGGTGTCGACGTCACGCTCGACCCCGGTGCGCTCGACGCTGTGAACGCAACCGCGCCAACCGACCCGACTGCGGCGGCCAAGCTGCAATTACTGGCCGAGCTGGCAGATCGTCCCCGGCGCACCGGCCCGAGCATCAGGCTTGCGTTCCTCCGATCGCCCGAACGCTTCGAGTGTGACGCGGCCGGGATACTCGACGGCGTCACATTCGGGATCAATCGGTTCGATTCGCAGAGGGGTGGAACCGAGCCGACCGGTCAGGTCGAAACCGTCGCCGCCGGAGTGGTTCTCACGTCCATCGGATACCGAGGCGTGGAAGTTCCCGGCTTGCCGTTCGACCCTGTGCGCGGAGTCATCCCGAACGAGCAGGGCAGAGTTGTCACGTCGGCGGGCCCGATCCCCGGCCTGTACGTGACCGGATGGATCAAGCGAGGCCCCTCCGGTTTCATCGGCACCAACAAATCGGACTCGGCCGAGACCGTCGCCCGTCTACGGGAAGATCTCGAAGCCGGCCAACTGGTCGGACCGGCGAAGACGAGCCGTCGTAAGCGCCTGTCGGCCCACTGA
- the greA gene encoding transcription elongation factor GreA, translating into MTDTEVTWLTQESHDRLKEELDALIANRPVIAAEINERREEGDLKENGGYHAARDEQGQQEARIRQLQELLNTAKVGETPTQSGVALPGSVVKVYYDGDENDTETFLIATREQGSSDEKLEVYSPKSPLGGALIDAKVGETRKYTVPSGATISVTLVSAEPYHA; encoded by the coding sequence ATGACCGACACCGAGGTGACCTGGCTTACCCAGGAGTCCCATGATCGGCTCAAAGAGGAGCTCGACGCCCTCATCGCGAATCGTCCGGTGATTGCCGCCGAGATCAACGAGCGCCGCGAAGAGGGTGACCTCAAGGAGAACGGTGGCTACCACGCCGCCCGCGACGAGCAGGGTCAGCAAGAGGCCCGCATCCGTCAGCTCCAGGAGTTGCTCAACACCGCAAAGGTCGGCGAGACGCCGACGCAGTCGGGGGTGGCACTGCCAGGTTCCGTGGTGAAGGTGTACTACGACGGCGACGAGAACGACACCGAGACCTTCTTGATCGCGACCCGCGAACAGGGTTCGTCCGACGAGAAGCTCGAGGTCTATTCACCGAAGTCGCCATTGGGCGGCGCGTTGATCGACGCCAAGGTCGGCGAGACCCGTAAGTACACCGTGCCCAGCGGGGCCACCATCTCGGTGACCCTGGTGAGCGCGGAGCCGTACCACGCCTGA
- a CDS encoding queuosine precursor transporter, which yields MTPTTQSGQPDPLTAKGTGPAFATITSHYFPTLVGLFVGVMMISNITGTKGVVLFTDLHFDFGPLSMDGLVTDGAFYLFPLAYVLGDVISEVYGFKAMRRTILTGFAVLLIASLCFWLTVHLPAADFYDGQESFETVAGVVPQFLAAGLAGYVVGEFLNSWVLVKMKERSGEKRLWARLFSSTVVGEFFDTLVFCSIAASALGISTWSDFINYTLIGFVWKTLVEVAIMPLTYLVVGWLKSREPSYRTALAQQGTIR from the coding sequence ATGACACCAACAACACAGTCTGGGCAGCCGGACCCGCTCACCGCCAAGGGAACGGGCCCGGCGTTCGCCACCATCACCAGTCACTACTTCCCCACGCTCGTCGGACTCTTCGTCGGCGTGATGATGATCAGCAACATCACCGGCACCAAAGGTGTGGTGTTGTTCACCGACCTCCACTTCGACTTCGGGCCACTGTCCATGGACGGTCTGGTCACCGACGGAGCGTTCTACCTCTTCCCCCTCGCCTACGTGCTGGGCGACGTGATCAGCGAGGTGTACGGCTTCAAGGCGATGCGCCGCACGATCCTCACCGGTTTCGCCGTACTCCTGATCGCTTCCCTGTGCTTCTGGCTCACCGTCCACCTGCCGGCCGCCGACTTCTACGACGGTCAAGAATCGTTCGAGACCGTCGCGGGGGTCGTTCCACAATTCCTCGCCGCCGGACTCGCCGGATATGTCGTGGGTGAATTCCTCAATTCCTGGGTTCTCGTGAAGATGAAAGAGCGCTCGGGAGAAAAACGTTTGTGGGCCCGGCTTTTCAGTTCCACCGTGGTCGGTGAATTCTTCGACACCCTGGTTTTCTGTTCCATCGCAGCGTCGGCCCTGGGCATCTCGACCTGGTCGGACTTCATCAACTACACCCTCATCGGATTCGTGTGGAAAACCCTGGTCGAGGTGGCCATCATGCCGCTGACGTACCTGGTGGTCGGATGGCTCAAGAGCCGTGAACCCAGCTACCGCACGGCCCTCGCCCAGCAGGGCACAATTCGATAA
- a CDS encoding DUF4307 domain-containing protein: protein MTSARSLPQGRYPAERTPRSRRRWFLALTGLVIIIGVVIAWLAYQRFADPEISGEATGYDILDDTSVEVKFTVNRKDPTVPATCVVRARSKDGSETGRREVYVPASEDPRLPMSAVVRTSAPPAVGEVYGCSDTVPPYLVAP, encoded by the coding sequence ATGACCAGCGCCCGCAGCCTCCCGCAGGGCCGCTATCCGGCCGAACGCACACCTCGATCACGCAGACGCTGGTTCCTCGCGCTCACCGGCCTCGTGATCATCATCGGCGTGGTGATCGCCTGGCTCGCCTACCAGCGGTTCGCCGATCCGGAGATCTCCGGCGAAGCCACCGGATACGACATCCTCGACGACACCTCCGTGGAGGTGAAGTTCACCGTCAACCGCAAGGACCCGACCGTCCCCGCGACGTGCGTGGTGCGAGCCAGATCCAAGGACGGATCCGAGACCGGGCGCCGCGAGGTGTACGTCCCGGCGTCAGAGGACCCCCGGCTCCCGATGTCGGCAGTGGTCCGCACCTCTGCCCCTCCCGCGGTGGGCGAGGTCTACGGATGCAGTGACACCGTGCCGCCGTACCTCGTGGCCCCCTGA